GACACTACTTCCGTAGATGGCGGATCTTCGTGTCAAAACTTGGCTACTGTGCGCATTACAAGGGGCCCTAATACATTTGATCAGTTGTAGCCTTCATATAGAGCCAATTACAAAATAGCATGTATGGAACTGAAGTATGCTCCATGTGACAAGGTGAAAAAGGGTCCATTTGAGTGGTCCGCTTCTCTTACATGAATGTCCTGGACCCTTGTTGGGATCTACTGGCAGACCGTGAGATGTATTTGGTATTTCAAAAGAATAAGTTGAATGATGGTCTCTTGTTGAATGAGAAACAGATCTGTAAGGATCTTTGATTCGGTTAAAGGGCCGATCCAAACGTCAAACAGTGTGAAATCTCTTGGTATGACCTCGGTCAGAACATCCTTCTTGGTGAGGCAACTTCCAGCTTATACACAAAATGCACATAATTCGTAGGGTTTCGGGAAATGAATTAGATTCAATTAAGTCTTGAATTGTGTTCATTTGAACACCGAATTGGCGTTTCCCTGCATTTTCTATTTGAACCTGTCAATCACTGGCATCTGGTTTTGGTGGAGATGTTGTACAGCAACCCATTTTGTTACTTGTTTTTTAAGACTTAAAACGAAGACCCTTCCACGGGTAATGGTGCCCAAATGACATTTTTTACTAAATCTGTATCATTGATAGCTAAACGAGGCAGCTTTGGGCAAATTGGAGGATGCTTCCTGCTGAAACGTTGCTAGGTAAATCTATAGGGACTGTGATTTTTGCAGTAATTGGAATAGAAATcaattcattttctctaGTATAAATCCTTGCCCACCGCCAGACTTCACTGACTTGAtgtaaatttttcaatcatCGAAGTACCTACTCAAGTCCTCTAACTAATATGCTATTTTTGAAACTTTTGGTGAGGACACTTGCTTGTGTGGCAGCTGTTCTTGCTATTGATATAACCTCCCCAAGAATTGATAGAGGTGTTGTCAACCTTTCCATCGGAGACATCACGATTGAATCCGGAGCTTACTGGTCCATCGTAGACAATGCTGTATCTGTACTTGCTGGTGACTTAGATGTCAAGGATGACGCTGGATTCTACATTACTTCGACACAGAGTTTAATTGGCTTATCTGTTACCCTTGCTTCTGGATTGGGATCGATCACTAATGATGGTATAATTGCATTTAATTCGGTTGTCTCGTTGGTTGCTCCAAATTACAACTTGATTGGTCTCTCATTCACGAACAACGGAGAAATGTACTTGGGTACTAACGGCTCTGTTGTTGGTGCTCCACCAATTAACCTCGTTGCCCCAAGCTGGACTAACACAGGTTTGTTGGTGATCTACCTGCAAACAAGAAGTGCAGATGGTATTGTCAATCTCGGAGGAACTGGATTGGTTATTCAAAACAATGGTCAGATCTGCTTAACGAATGAGCTTTACCAAGCTTCCACTCAAATTCGTGGTACTGGTTGTATAACCGCAAATGTAGACTCTACTGTTTTCTTGGCTAATGGTTTGTTAGGCGTTGATCAATCACAAACGTTTTACTTAGCTGACTCCAGATCATCTATTAGAGCTaatgctgttgctgttcCTCAAACGTTCACTATTGCTGGTTTTGGTAATGGTAACATTATCGGTTTAGATATTCCACTTGCAACTGTTTTTCCGCTAAGCTCGTGGAGTTATACCTCAAGTACTGGTATCTTGACACTCAGAGGTCTTGGTTTATTGTCTCAAAACTTCAACATTGGTCCAGGATATAATAGCAATTTATTTTCGATCACAACGGATAGCAGTCTTGGATTGGCCAGTGTTCCTTTAGGTGGCCTCACTTACAGTGGTCCAGTACCAAATGCAATTCCTTCGAACTGCCAACCTTGCAAGAATTTGCCTAGTGCACCTGGTACATCTGCAAGTGTCACTTCCACTTCTTTCACTTCTACCAAGTCTGATGGATCAATTTGTACTGATGTTGATCAAATCCTCATTTCCACCGATGCACAAGGTTCTTGGTTCACATCTACTTCACTTGTATCTGAAGTTTGCAGCACTATCCCTAACTCTCAGACAACAGAAACGTCTACTTGGACCGGAACTACTACTAAGACCGTCACACTTACCgacactgttggtggtactgacacagtcatcgttgaagttccttccACTCCAAACTCTCAGACAACAGAAacgtctacttggactggcACTTACATCACCACTGTCACCGAAACTGACACtccaggtggtactgacactgtcattgttgaagttccttctactccaaactcaGAGACCACCAtagtttcaacttggactggaactACTACTAAGACCGTCACACTTACCgacactgttggtggtactgacaccgtcattgttgaagttccttctactccaaactctgAGACCACCATAGTTTCcacttggactggaactACTACTAAGACCGTCACACTTACCgacactgttggtggtactgacaccgtcatcgttgaagttccatctactGCCAACTCGCAAACCACAATAACTTCTACCTGGACTGGCACTTACATCACCACCGTCACCGAAACTGACACtccaggtggtactgacactgtcattgttgaagttccatctactccaaactctcAGACAACAGAAACGTCTACCTGGACTGGCACTACTACTAAGACCGTCACGCTTACCgacactgttggtggtactgacaccgtcatcgttgaagttccatctactGCCAACTCGCAAACCACAATAACTTCTACCTGGACTGGCACTTACATCACCACTGTCACCGAAACTGACACtccaggtggtactgacactgtcattgttgaagttccttctactccaaactctgAGACCACCAtagtttcaacttggaccgGAACTACTACTAAGACCGTCACGCTTACCgacactgttggtggtactgacactgtcattgttgaagttccatctactccaaactctcAGACAACAGAAACGTCTACCTGGACTGGCACTACTACTAAGACCGTCACGCTTACCgacactgttggtggtactgacaccgtcatcgttgaagttccatctactGCCAACTCGCAAACCACAATAACTTCTACCTGGACTGGCACTTACATCACCACTGTCACCGAAACTGACACtccaggtggtactgacactgtcattgttgaagttccttctactccaaactcaGAGACCACCAtagtttcaacttggaccgGAACTACTACTAAGACCGTCACGCTTACCgacactgttggtggtactgacactgtcattgttgaagttccatctactccaaactctcAGACAACAGAAACGTCTACCTGGACTGGCACTACTACTAAGACCGTCACGCTTACCgacactgttggtggtactgacactgtcattgttgaagttccttctactccaaactcaGAGACCACCAtagtttcaacttggactggaactACTACTAGGACCGTCACACTTACCgacactgttggtggtactgacaccgtcatcgttgaagttccatctactGCCAACTCGCAAACCACAATAACTTCTACCTGGACTGGCACTTACATCACCACTGTCACCGAAACTGACACtccaggtggtactgacactgtcattgttgaagttccttctactccaaactcaGAGACCACCAtagtttcaacttggactggaactACTACTAAGACCGTCACACTTACCgacactgttggtggtactgacaccgtcattgttgaagttccttctactccaaactctgAGACCACCATAGTTTCcacttggactggaactACTACTAAGACCGTCACACTTACCgacactgttggtggtactgacaccgtcatcgttgaagttccatctactGCCAACTCGCAAACCACAATAACTTCTACCTGGACTGGCACTTACATCACCACCGTCACCGAAACTGACACtccaggtggtactgacactgtcattgttgaagttccatctactccaaactctcAGACAACAGAAACGTCTACCTGGACTGGCACTACTACTAAGACCGTCACGCTTACCgacactgttggtggtactgacaccgtcatcgttgaagttccatctactGCCAACTCGCAAACCACAATAACTTCTACCTGGACTGGCACTTACATCACCACTGTCACCGAAACTGACACtccaggtggtactgacactgtcattgttgaagttccttctactccaaactctgAGACCACCAtagtttcaacttggaccgGAACTACTACTAAGACCGTCACGCTTACCgacactgttggtggtactgacactgtcattgttgaagttccatctactccaaactctcAGACAACAGAAACGTCTACCTGGACTGGCACTACTACTAAGACCGTCACGCTTACCgacactgttggtggtactgacaccgtcatcgttgaagttccatctactGCCAACTCGCAAACCACAATAACTTCTACCTGGACTGGCACTTACATCACCACTGTCACCGAAACTGACACtccaggtggtactgacactgtcattgttgaagttccttctactccaaactctgAGACCACCAtagtttcaacttggaccgGAACTACTACTAAGACCGTCACGCTTACCgacactgttggtggtactgacactgtcattgttgaagttccatctactccaaactctcAGACAACAGAAACGTCTACCTGGACTGGCACTACTACTAAGACCGTCACGCTTACCgacactgttggtggtactgacaccgtcatcgttgaagttccatctactGCCAACTCGCAAACCACAATAACTTCTACCTGGACTGGCACTTACATCACCACTGTCACCGAAACTGACACtccaggtggtactgacactgtcattgttgaagttccttctactccaaactcaGAGACCACCAtagtttcaacttggaccgGAACTACTACTAAGACCGTCACGCTTACCgacactgttggtggtactgacactgtcatcgttgaagttccttccACTCCAAACTCTCAGACAACAGAAACGTCTACTTGGACCGGAACTACTACTAAGACCGTCACACTTACCgacactgttggtggtactgacaccgtcatcgttgaagttccatctactGCCAACTCGCAAACCACAATAACTTCTACCTGGACTGGCACTTACATCACCACCGTCACCGAAACTGACACtccaggtggtactgacactgtcattgttgaagttccatctactccaaactctcAGACAACAGAAACGTCTACCTGGACTGGCACTACTACTAAGACCGTCACATTTACCgacactgttggtggtactgacactgtcattgttgaagttccttccACTCCAAACTCTCAGACAACAGAAacgtctacttggactggcACTTTCATCACCACTGTCACCGAAACTGATACCCCAGGTGGTACCGAtactgtcattgttgaagttccttctagTAGTGCGGCATGTGTAAGGGCCACAGTAACTGTAACACAAATCCAATCGAAACTGAGTTGTGTAACGAAGACCACTACCATTCCAAGGGTTACAGAAACCCATGTTATTTGCTCGTCCCGTTACATAACcagaacttcaacgaaaaCTACTTATTCTATTCCTCATCGTCTGACAGTCACATGCACTACAACCGTTAGAAGAGGATTCTTTGGTTATATTTAGTGTCAGCGCATTTGCACTAAGTCCACTTTCTGTTTGCATTCAAATTAGTATGTCTAATTGTGAGGGTTCTATagattttcttgttcacTCGTTATagttttctacttcttcattctcaaaGTAGTTatgattcttcttggataAAGCAGGCTCCATTTAGAGGAGATCGTAAGTTTAATATATATCACtatttgtgaaaaattgtatttttgAGACGAAGAATTTGGTTCAACATGTATATACATAGTTGGTGACGTCCACGCATATATTAATAATACGTTCATTCCCTGCTTGTCAACTATTCAATTGCCGAAAGACTCTACACTCTTTTCTCATCAATGTTTGAGAAATCGATGATTATTGCCCATTGATAAGTTCGTAGTTAGTGAGAATATTCGGAGAACTAGACACTTTTTACACTTTTCTTATACAGTAGAGCTTCAACTTTCCATTTATCATTTGGCTTTTTTACATCATTTTTCTATCTGAGGAACACACAAACTATTGTGTCGAGGAGATTTGTTGGTAGAGGGAGATTTGTTGGTAGAGGGAGACTGTCAATCGGCTGCATAATCTATGTTCGATTTCGATTTCACAATTAAAATGTGGAGTTCAAGTGGGATTAGTTCGATGCTAATATATGAGTGCAACAAGTCAAAATCGGTACATCAAATTAATCGAAGAATATTTTGTTTCCCAAGAATAGAATGCGAGGTATCTTTTTCAGTTCACTGACTAGCCTCACTCTACTTTGTTGTAACCGTTCGTGCATTACCTAAAACTGACAAATATCTTCCTATCAAACAATTCGGTTTAACCTCCTGATCGACACGCGCCCTATTCTTCGTCAATGAGTTCCTGTTTTCAAGTTACCTTAAAGCGGTGGTGTGATTAACTTCTAATTGAAAAAGGAGAAcatttgacttcttctgttgttAACGAATTTAGGCTCACAGGCTCCATTGATCGCATAATTAACGTATGTACTTGCCTTTTGTATATGTTATTATGCGGCAGCAATAATTAGTAATGAGAAGGGAATGCAGCTTTGCTGAATTAATAATTCCTGTTGATTTTTTATACTGTATCTCTAAAATGTATGTATTCACAGTACAACATCTCGTCAATTGTTCCCTCCCAAGTCTCCGATCCTTCATATATACCACATTTGATTAGATGAAGGCTCATATTCTCGCCTATGCCAAGCCATTCGAGATGATGCAAGGGTCCTGCCTACGTTTACTTTCAAAGCTTCACTTTTAACTGTGAATTTCGTACAGACAAGTTTAGACTCTAGGTAATTTTTCTTAGCAGAACGAGGATTTTGGAATTGCCTCGTTTATTAGAACATCTCCTCCTCTTACAAAATTGCACTATCTTAGTTCACTTTGTTGGCTTCATTGAAATTAGAAAGGAAACAAACACATTAAACTAAGGGTAAAGGAAAAATTTCTGGATTTGTAGAATATATCGAACAAATACAGCACATATGATTGATATTGAgattttcagcttctttgtACAATATAATGCTCATGGTGTCACAACTCAAACCACGAAGAGCgtgctcttcttctgtttttgCTTACATGTGATGTGGTCACCTCCACACACCAAACGCTGCCTAATATTTGTAAATAAGGAGTGGAGTACGAAACTCTTATCTCCGCATTAGTAGTGCTTATAAGCCTTCACTAAAACTTCATGATCTTGAAATATCTAATCAATATAAGTTCAGTACTTGCTCCAGTATTACAAACAGCCATACAAGCTTTACAGATTTGCTTAGAATCATACAATTCGTTTCGTTTCCAGAGGAAAAGTTTAGTTTCTTTGGGAAAAAGTGATGCAAGACAAAAGTGGTTGTGTCGACGCTCCATCAGGTAAATATTAGATTGAATTACATGGATGAGTCTAGTTTACTTGTTGGGCAAAAGCAAGCGTTTGTATTAGTACATCGTATACTAAGAGGTGAGGCGGTCTAATAGCTTATACAAAATATCACGCATGTAATTGTAACTGAATACAAGAATAGGAGGCTTCATTTGGAGCTTTCTCAAAAGTATTGGGAGTTTTCTTCTAAACTAGAAATTGATTACAATGAGAATAGTAAGTTCATGTATCGTATAAATTCTCTTCGATAAGTGCCATTTAATGTTAGGTAAACATTTATTTTTCACACTGAGGCTGTTTTCATTGGGCGTCAGAGAGATACAGAACCCTGCCTCTAATGTACATTTCGGACTAATGCATCGCCTGGTTTATCGAAAAATATGGTTAGGCGAGTAAGGTACAAGTCAGAGTGCCTCGAAAATGCTGTATTCGCCCAAAGGAATTTAATATGCTATGTGCGTCGACTTCATGCATTTGAACCTGCATATGAAAACCCATGAAATTGCTGCAAGAGAATCAAAGTTACCAATGTGATGTTACAATGTCTTACTATAAAAGAAGTCCCAACTCCACTCCAAATGAATAGCTTATTGCCTAATATATAATCAAGCAAACTTATATAACTTGTCCAATAATGTTGCTTTTCAGAAGCTTAGTCAGAGTTTTTCTCTTTGCAACTGTTGCTTTGGCTTTTACGGTCCAAAAACCTAAGGTTGACAGAGGTTCTATCAACCTCTCTATTGGTGATATTACAATTCAGTCTGGCTCTTTCTGGTCCATTTTTGACAATACTGTTTCCATATTTAAAGGTGATctttgggtgcaaaaaaatgCTGGTTTTTTTATCACATccaccaacaagttgatcgGTTTGAAAGTTGAACTTGCATCAGGATTTGGATCTATTAGAAACGATGGCTTGATCGTCTTCAACTCCCTTGTCTCTATAACTCCATCATTTTACAAACTTATTGGCAAGAGTTTTCTTAATTCTGGAGAAATATTTTTGGTGTCTAGTGGTTATGGAGTACCAACAGCTGCACTTTTGGCTCCAATTTGGAAAAATACTGGTTCCTTGACTTTCTTTCAgaacaaaagaaacaacGGGGTCGTCAGTCTTGGTGCACCAGGAttaaaaattgaaaattggGGTCAGATTTGTTTGTTCAATGAACTTTATAAACAAACGACCCATATCTTTGGTGATGGTTGTATTACCGCAGATCAAGACTCTagtattttcttttcaaactgTTTATTGGATATTGATAGTAGACAAACCGTCTACTTAGCAGACTCGAGGTCCTCGGTAAGGGCTGTGGCTCTCGCTAAGCCAAAGACTTTCAAAGTGGCTGGTTTtggaaatggaaacaaAATTGGATTGGATTTACCACTTATCAGCCCATTCCTGAAATCAGTAATCTACAATGCTAAAACGGGAATCTTATCGCTTAGAGTTAAGGGCTTTTGGGGGCAAGACTTCAATATTGGTTTAGGTTACAACTCGAACAAATTTAAGATTACAACTGACAATAGTCTCGGGTTGTTGAGTGTTCCATGGGGAGCTGTCTATTATGACGGTCCAGTACCTAATAAGCAGATTCCAAGCAACTGTCAACCATGCAAGCCCTATCCATCACCTCCTACAACTACTACAACGAAGACAAACGCTCAAACTACCAAAAcatctacttggactggtactttcaccaccaccgtCACCGAAACTGATACCCCAGGTGGTACCGACACtgtcatcgttgaagttccttctactccaaactctcAGACTACTCTTACCTCAACTTGGACCggtactttcaccaccaccgtCACCGAAACTGATACCCCAGGTGGTACCGACACtgtcatcgttgaagttccttctactccaaactctcAGACTACTCTTACCTCAACTTGGACCggtactttcaccaccaccgtCACCGAAACTGATACCCCAGGTGGTACCGACACtgtcatcgttgaagttccttctactccaaactctcAGACTACTCTTACCTCAACTTGGACCggtactttcaccaccaccgtCACCGAAACTGATACCCCAGGTGGTACCGACACTgtaattgttgaagttccttctactgcCAACACACAAACTACAAtaacttctacttggactggtactttcaccaccaccgtCACCGAAACTGATACCCCAGGTGGTACCGACACtgtcatcgttgaagttccttctactgcCAACTCGCAAACCACAATAACTTCTACCTGGACTGGCACTTACATCACCACCGTCACCGAAACTGACACtccaggtggtactgacactgtcattgttgaagttccttctactccaaactctcAGACTACTCTTACCTCAACTTGGACCggtactttcaccaccaccgtCACCGAAACTGATACCCCAGGTGGTACCGATACTGTAATTGTagaagttccttctactccaaactctgAGACCACCATAACGTCTacctggactggtactACTACTAAGACCGTCACACTTACCAacactgttggtggtaccGATACTgtaattgttgaagttccttctactgcCAACACACAAACTACAAtaacttctacttggactggtactttcaccaccaccgtCACCGAAACTGATACCCCAGGTGGTACCGACACtgtcatcgttgaagttccttctactccaaactctcAGACTACTCTTACCTCAACTTGGACCggtactttcaccaccaccgtCACCGAAACTGATACCCCAGGTGGTACCGACACTgtaattgttgaagttccttctactgcCAACACACAAACTACAAtaacttctacttggactggtactttcaccaccaccgtCACCGAAACTGATACCCCAGGTGGTACCGACACtgtcatcgttgaagttccaaGTTCCTATGAATCCTGTGCACCTGTTTATGTTACAGTAACTATCACTGAGGATTCTCCTGAGAGTGTCACTATTACCAAGACATCTGACCTTCCACAGTCGACTGAAACCATTTATACTGTAACCTCTGTTTACATAACAGAGACAACTACCACCACAGATCACACCACT
This window of the Scheffersomyces stipitis CBS 6054 chromosome 6, complete sequence genome carries:
- the HYR6.2 gene encoding hyphally regulated cell wall protein, coding for MLLFRSLVRVFLFATVALAFTVQKPKVDRGSINLSIGDITIQSGSFWSIFDNTVSIFKGDLWVQKNAGFFITSTNKLIGLKVELASGFGSIRNDGLIVFNSLVSITPSFYKLIGKSFLNSGEIFLVSSGYGVPTAALLAPIWKNTGSLTFFQNKRNNGVVSLGAPGLKIENWGQICLFNELYKQTTHIFGDGCITADQDSSIFFSNCLLDIDSRQTVYLADSRSSVRAVALAKPKTFKVAGFGNGNKIGLDLPLISPFSKSVIYNAKTGILSLRVKGFWGQDFNIGLGYNSNKFKITTDNSLGLLSVPWGAVYYDGPVPNKQIPSNCQPCKPYPSPPTTTTTKTNAQTTKTSTWTGTFTTTVTETDTPGGTDTVIVEVPSTPNSQTTLTSTWTGTFTTTVTETDTPGGT
- the HYR6.4 gene encoding hyphally regulated cell wall protein; the encoded protein is MLFLKLLVRTLACVAAVLAIDITSPRIDRGVVNLSIGDITIESGAYWSIVDNAVSVLAGDLDVKDDAGFYITSTQSLIGLSVTLASGLGSITNDGIIAFNSVVSLVAPNYNLIGLSFTNNGEMYLGTNGSVVGAPPINLVAPSWTNTGLLVIYSQTRSADGIVNLGGTGLVIQNNGQICLTNELYQASTQIRGTGCITANVDSTVFLANGLLGVDQSQTFYLADSRSSIRANAVAVPQTFTIAGFGNGNIIGLDIPLATVFPLSSWSYTSSTGILTLRGLGLLSQNFNIGPGYNSNLFSITTDSSLGLASVPLGGLTYSGPVPNAIPSNCQPCKNLPSAPGTSASVTSTSFTSTKSDGSICTDVDQILISTDAQGSWFTSTSLVSEVCSTIPNSQTTETSTWTGTTTK